The DNA segment GGAGGTGCCGGCGTAGGCGGCCTCGTAGCCGAGGGCGCGGTCCAGTTCGGTGGCGTGTCCGATGGACTCGTGGATGGTCAGCCACAGGTTGGAGGGGTCGACGACGAGGTCGTACGGCCCCGGCTCGACGCTTGGCGCCCGCATCTTCTCGGCGAGCAGCCCGGGGATGCGCGCGAGCTCGTCGTCCCAGTCCCAGCCGGTGCCCGTCAGGTACTCCCAGCCGCGTCCTGCGGGGGGCGCGATGGTGCGCATGGAGTCGAACTCGCCGGTCGACTCGTCCACCGACACGGCCGTCAGCTGCGGGTGCAGCCGGACCCGCTGCTGGGTGGTCACGGTCCCGGCGGTGTCCGCGTAGAACTTGTTCTCGTGGACGGTGAGCAGCGAGGCGTCGACGTGGTTGACCCCGTCCGCCGCCAGCAGCCGCGCGCTCCAGTCCGCGAGCAGCCCCGACTTCTCCTCATCGGGCACGGTGAACGGATCGATCTCGTACGACGAGATCCACGTCCGGTCGGTGTGCACGGGCTCGTCGGCGAGCTCCACCCGCTCGTCCGACCCGGCGGCCTTGATCACCTGGGCGGACAGCTTCGCCATTGCCACCGCCTGCGAGGCGACCTTGGCGGCGGCGTCCAGCGTCAGATCCACCCCGGACGCGAACCCCCAGGTGCCGCCGTGCACGACCCTTACCGCGTACCCGAGGTCGGTGGTGTCCGACGACCCGGCGAGCCTGGCGTCCCGCAGGCGCCAGGACGCGCTGCGCACCCGCTCGAACCGGAAGTCCGCGTGCTCGGCACCCAGCGCACGCGCGCGTGCCAGCGCCGCGTCGGCCAGGGCGCGTAGCGGAAGCGCCGTGAAGGCTTCATCGATCGTATGGGGCACGGAGGTCTCCCTGCTGTCGTGGCCTGTCGGGACCGATCATGTCGCGCGGCCGGGCCCACGGACCACACGTTTCCGGCTGGACTGCGCAACTTTCTGTAGGGACCCGACAGTGACACCCGTAAGCCACTGTCGGTGCCCGAATGTCCCCCGGCGCGACCGGCCCGATAGGTTTTCGGAGAAGCCGCCTGCCATCCAGTGTTCGGGCGGGTGTGTTCAGACCCCAATCGAAAGGGTGATCCGTTGAGCCGCTCGGTTCTCGTCACCGGAGGCAACCGGGGCATCGGCCTCGCCATCGCCCGCGCTTTCGCCGACGCCGGCGACAAGGTCGCGATCACGTACCGCTCGGGAGAGCCGCCGGCCGGCTTCCT comes from the Streptomyces sp. NBC_00443 genome and includes:
- a CDS encoding TldD/PmbA family protein, with amino-acid sequence MPHTIDEAFTALPLRALADAALARARALGAEHADFRFERVRSASWRLRDARLAGSSDTTDLGYAVRVVHGGTWGFASGVDLTLDAAAKVASQAVAMAKLSAQVIKAAGSDERVELADEPVHTDRTWISSYEIDPFTVPDEEKSGLLADWSARLLAADGVNHVDASLLTVHENKFYADTAGTVTTQQRVRLHPQLTAVSVDESTGEFDSMRTIAPPAGRGWEYLTGTGWDWDDELARIPGLLAEKMRAPSVEPGPYDLVVDPSNLWLTIHESIGHATELDRALGYEAAYAGTSFATFDQLGKLRYGSDLMNVTGDRTAEHGLATIGYDDEGVEGQSWDLVKNGTLVGYQLDRRIAKLTGFERSNGCAFADSPGHVPVQRMANVSLQPDPAGMSTEDLIGGVDRGIYVVGDRSWSIDMQRYNFQFTGQRFFRIENGRITGQLRDVAYQATTTDFWGSMAAVGGPQTYVLGGAFNCGKAQPGQVAAVSHGCPSALFKGVNILNTTQEAGR